In the Ursus arctos isolate Adak ecotype North America unplaced genomic scaffold, UrsArc2.0 scaffold_19, whole genome shotgun sequence genome, one interval contains:
- the LOC125283327 gene encoding olfactory receptor 12-like, with the protein MTNLTAVSVFLLRGFSAVPELQLLSTATLLPIYLAAILGNTAIVAAVTHDARLHTPMYFFLKHLSLVDICSVSTTLPRALVATPLGSGEISLCACASQLFAFVCLGSTECFLITSMAFDRCLAIYRPLVYRAAMSPETCVSLVLAAWGSGLVFSAFHTANTFSLPFCGPNVIDHFFCDIPPLMRLACANADDHEAAGFVVSGCVIMSCFGLTVLSYVRILATVFQIHSAAGRWKAFSTCSSHLATVLLFYGTGSSAYMQPSSSYSPMQGRVAAVFYSVLTPALNPLIYSLRNKDVKGALQKLYPRGPF; encoded by the coding sequence ATGACCAATCTCACAGCAGTATCCGTCTTCCTTCTCCGGGGCTTCTCAGCTGTCCCGGAGTTACAGCTGCTCAGCACTGCCACCCTCCTTCCCATTTACCTGGCTGCGATTCTGGGGAACACCGCTATTGTGGCCGCCGTGACACACGACGCCCGCCtgcacacacccatgtacttcttcctcaaaCACCTCTCCTTGGTGGATATCTGCTCCGTGTCCACCACCCTGCCCCGGGCCCTGGTGGCCACCCCGCTGGGGTCCGGGGAGATTTCCCTCTGTGCGTGTGCATCCCAGCTCTTTGCCTTTGTCTGCCTTGGGTCCACGGAGTGTTTTCTCATCACCTCCATGGCTTTCGATCGTTGTCTGGCCATCTACCGGCCCCTGGTGTATAGAGCAGCCATGAGCCCCGAGACCTGCGTCTCCCTGGTGTTGGCGGCCTGGGGCAGCGGGCTCGTTTTCTCGGCCTTCCACACAGCCAACACCTTCTCCCTGCCCTTTTGTGGCCCCAACGTGATTGACCACTTCTTCTGCGAcatccccccactcatgcgtCTAGCCTGTGCCAACGCAGATGACCATGAGGCTGCAGGATTTGTGGTCAGTGGCTGCGTCATCATGAGCTGCTTTGGCCTCACTGTCTTGTCCTACGTCCGCATCTTGGCCACTGTGTTTCAGATCCACTCCGCCGCCGGCCGCTGGAAGGCCTTCTCCACATGTTCTTCCCACCTGGCCACCGTGCTCCTGTTTTATGGCACTGGCAGCTCTGCCTACATGCAGCCCAGCAGCAGCTACTCCCCGATGCAAGGGCGCGTGGCTGCTGTCTTCTACTCCGTCCTCACACCCGCCCTGAATCCACttatctacagcctgaggaacaaggaCGTGAAGGGAGCCCTGCAGAAGCTTTATCCTCGGGGGCCATTTTAG